One window from the genome of Salvia miltiorrhiza cultivar Shanhuang (shh) chromosome 7, IMPLAD_Smil_shh, whole genome shotgun sequence encodes:
- the LOC130994108 gene encoding uncharacterized protein LOC130994108 yields the protein MDFDGTQSLRKFNRFMKTFGFTNPSLSKACIEPLEEERRKFVRWVDRIIVLNQCLDHRSNLEEFKVYFDLIQTHREWIDDWLSYAFSRKVERLELSLTCEAWGSDRFHRDSHLCYEFPYKKRNLPNNFEVLKKLCLHLVSVSGEVVQLFLEKCPLLEQVSVCGSQALLSLEIVATFPSIKCLEISLCHKLKSVVLRDSNVVTIKYSGKIIPFVLVNVPLLTQLWIKSLVPGPGRLKDVVGMFSPVLPQIEMLKIYPSLIYWNVLFIFFNFFHSTLINILSAKYYTPFNFTLVVHQDSKKDKSFHGACARNYTLRARVNFHVKEVEFVGYRGVFNHLELIMHFVEKDVALKNIIIDPRSFKYHLHRQWDRIYRHKVEDDVFARAYAKEQLKEHVPSRINVKIL from the exons ATGGATTTTGATGGCACACAATCATTACGTAAGTTTAATAGATTTATGAAAACTTTTGGATTCACGAATCCATCACTGAGCAAGGCATGTATAGAGCCATTGGAAGAGGAAAGGCGTAAGTTCGTTAGATGGGTTGATCGCATTATAGTGTTGAACCAGTGTTTGGATCATAGGTCCAATCTCGAGGAATTCAAAGTGTATTTCGATTTAATTCAAACTCATAGAGAATGGATTGATGATTGGCTCAGCTATGCTTTCAGCAGGAAGGTTGAGAGGTTGGAGTTGAGCTTAACCTGTGAAGCATGGGGTAGTGATAGATTCCACCGCGATTCTCATTTGTGTTACGAGTTTCCGTATAAAAAGAGGAATTTGCCGAATAATTTTGAGGTTCTTAAGAAGCTATGTTTGCATCTAGTGAGTGTGAGCGGTGAAGTTGTGCAGTTGTTTCTGGAGAAGTGCCCTCTGCTCGAACAAGTGTCGGTGTGTGGATCCCAAGCACTTTTGTCTCTGGAGATTGTTGCAACTTTTCCCTCGATTAAATGCCTTGAAATAAGCTTGTGCCACAAACTCAAATCAGTCGTGCTTCGGGATTCAAATGTTGTCACTATAAAGTACAGCGGCAAGATAATACCATTTGTGTTGGTCAACGTGCCTCTCCTTACTCAACTTTGGATCAAGTCATTGGTTCCTGGTCCTGGTCGATTGAAAGATGTTGTTGGCATGTTTTCGCCCGTGCTTCCACAGATAGAGATGTTGAAAATATATCCATCCCTCATCTATTGGAATGtgctatttattttctttaattttttccaTT CTACATTGATTAATATTCTCTCCGCTAAGTATTATACTCCATTCAATTTCACCTTGGTTGTACATCAAGATAGCAAGAAAGACAAGTCGTTTCATGGTGCTTGTGCTAGAAATTATACTCTGAGGGCGAGAGTCAATTTTCACGTTAAGGAAGTCGAATTTGTTGGTTATCGCGGTGTGTTTAATCATTTAGAGTTGATTATGCACTTTGTGGAGAAGGATGTTGcactaaaaaatataattattgatCCACGGAGTTTCAAGTATCATCTGCATCGGCAGTGGGATCGCATTTATAGACACAAGGTCGAAGATGACGTATTTGCAAGGGCTTATGCAAAGGAGCAACTTAAAGAGCATGTCCCTTCAAGAATAAATGTGAAGATcctttaa